The genome window AGTGGAAGAGATCTGCCTTGCAGCGTTTTAGCGGATCGGACCTGGACTACCCGATGCTGCACTACAACCGTGCTCTTCGACTTCTCATTCAGCCATTCCTGCCCTCCCTGCCCCTCTCGGATCCCTACTACCACATCTGCCTTCGTGCAGCTGGTGATATCTGCCAGACCCACAAGCGGCTCCACCAGACGCTCGAGTACGGCCATTCCTTCCTCGCTGTCCAGACGGTCTTCATGGCCGGTATCACTCTATTGTACGCCCTGTGGACGCACACTGACCAGGTGTGGTCCGTGCAGATGAGCAACGACATCCGCGCCTGCTCGaccgtcctcttcgtcatggGCGAACGAGCAACGTGGGTAAAGAAGTACCGCGACGCGTTCGAGATGCTCGCCAACGCCGCCATGGAGAAACTCGAGGGCAACAGCGAGGCGGCTAAAAAGGTCGGTATGGCGGAGCTGATGACCGCGCAGCATGGTGGTGCAAACCCCAACCTCCGAAGTACCACGCCTGGCACGTTCACGGAGTACCCGGCAACTAATCCCAACACAGCGGGGCCGGCGAATGCCCCTGATCAAGATCATGGAGTGCGGATGGCATTCCAACTTGCTCCGTGGATCGATCTTGAGGAGGATTGTCCGTTTTGGATGCCGGACTTTGAAACTCTTGAGGGGTTTTCTGGGAGCATCTGGGGAGGTGATACTATTGCGCCCTTTGATCCCCATTAGCTTCCTGGTGGTAAAAGACCCAGTGATATATGTGGCCGGATCTGGATTTGCAAACACGTTCCATAAAGCTTAGAGTCGCTTTCAAGCCAGATACCGTTCCTACTGCGATCGCCAATTGAAGGTTACATTGCCCTATATAGGGGTCATTCCTACAGCCATGACTGCGAGCGTGGCACTCATGAAGATAGGGTCTATTAGCTATGGTCATTACGGCATATATATTTCCAGATTACCTCAACAACTTTGGCAACTCATCCACACTAACCTTACCATCGAGGATTCCTGTCTTGGTCAGCACTGTCTTCTCATCCCATGCGACTATTGACTTAAAACTTACGATTGACTGCATTGAACAATGGAAAATCGTCCAGCTTGCCATGCGTTGACAGAAAATCGCACACGGCGCGAGTAGTCGATGTCCCCTGTAACTTTTGCCCGTTCAGCTCCGACTGCTCAAGCTCGTCGACGCTCACACCCTTCTCGACGGAGTGCTTCGCGGACCGGAAATTACGACCGGCGGAGCACGAGGCGATCAGATCCGCAACACCGGCGCTCTCCTCGGTAAAGGTCTTCTGGTTCACGGAGTCGGGGAACCAGAAGCGCCCGAAGCggatcatctccatcatgccGATCCGGATGATGGCCGCCTTGGAACTCTCACCCCAGCCCTTACCCGCGACGAAGCCGGCCGCCAGCGCGACGATGTTCTTCAGGGCGCCGCACAGCGCCACGCCCGCCACGTCGGCAACGACCTGCACATGGAAGTACGGGCGCTCGAAGAGGCGGCGCAGCAGCCTCTCGTCGACGCAGGGGTAGTCATCCGGCACGCGCTGCAGCTCAGCAGAGGTAGATGAGATCTtgcgctggcgctgcttgTTGATGACGTGGCGGTTATCGGGGGAGAGCTCGTCCTTCGCGTCGAGGTCCATGGGCGGCGGGCTGTAGCCGATGGTGGTCTCGCAGAACTCCTCGGCGGCGACCTCCGGGGCGATGTTGGCGCCGGACAACGACCCGCAGTAGATGCCTAGCTGTTCCATGATGAGCTCCGAGAAGAGCGTGACCCGCCCGTTTGCGACCTCGACGCCCTTGACGCACGAGACGGCGCGTGCGTATGGCAGGTGGTGGCCCTTCATCTGCTCGAGTGTCTTGTCGATGAACTGGTGCGGGAggttgaagacgaggatcGTGGCGTCCTTGACGGCAGCGCGCAGGTCTGGGTTAGCCACGACGTTGCTCGGCAGCGCGGTGCCAGGGAGGTACTTGACGTTCTCGTGGACGcggttgatgatgtccgtCAACTTGTGCGTCTGGTCGCCGAGGGCCTCACGGTGCGGCGAGTCTTTGGGGATAgtcacctcctcctcgaacaCCCACATCTGCACCTCTTCTTCGAAGACATCGGGATGTTCGCGA of Aspergillus fumigatus Af293 chromosome 2, whole genome shotgun sequence contains these proteins:
- a CDS encoding glycerol-3-phosphate dehydrogenase family protein, with translation MWVFEEEVTIPKDSPHREALGDQTHKLTDIINRVHENVKYLPGTALPSNVVANPDLRAAVKDATILVFNLPHQFIDKTLEQMKGHHLPYARAVSCVKGVEVANGRVTLFSELIMEQLGIYCGSLSGANIAPEVAAEEFCETTIGYSPPPMDLDAKDELSPDNRHVINKQRQRKISSTSAELQRVPDDYPCVDERLLRRLFERPYFHVQVVADVAGVALCGALKNIVALAAGFVAGKGWGESSKAAIIRIGMMEMIRFGRFWFPDSVNQKTFTEESAGVADLIASCSAGRNFRSAKHSVEKGVSVDELEQSELNGQKLQGTSTTRAVCDFLSTHGKLDDFPLFNAVNRILDGKVSVDELPKLLR